One region of Paralichthys olivaceus isolate ysfri-2021 chromosome 12, ASM2471397v2, whole genome shotgun sequence genomic DNA includes:
- the LOC109636289 gene encoding RING finger protein 145, with product MPRLDELANVVLRVPSILLLDLLYKCDIEGLTEHLRAKNEDMLFKYKYVIWNMYYLGHMINVVVLVLPLRHIVTLYLHILAALLLYMGHQISKDYVREELHYGFEGAVYLDSLAFNRFVSAMTSQIILCTLCAFLMKTRKVWLFSAHMLPLLARLCAAPHATLLTVNTFAMGLTGSGIAMFLLSHLFVPYRLARAVYSELLQVEVIELYRLLAVGISLWNQFAVPVLFSVFWFVLFIVQLCSDTISGNAASAANQGVLFFLLTSVSECCATPYSLVGLTFVVSYLALGLLNLCKLYLGGYTAVQNENVMHRGVTEGVTLLLLALQTGLLDMQAMQRTFLLSIILFIVVTSTLQSMIEITDPVILALAASRNRSLWKHFRGLSMCLLLLVFPVFMAYKISQFFHMDFWLLILVSSCMLTSLQVTGTLLIYSLFMVELFRSDPIESLDEVIYWVNAVSRVLEFVVALCVVAYGTWESLFGEWSWMGASVIIIHSYFNVWLRGQSGWRSFLLRQEAAKKINSLPRATAQQLQQHNDVCSICFQEMSSGVITYCRHFFHGNCLRKWLYVQETCPMCHQTVRPTPPGQSEASGDAPAGRDAGSDLAAQHGFQNPDTNAPQETHGDDANPDSVEQQEEREMSEGGACDTENTGQPVEQQREVAQGLRFSSNGDFVGFVNPLSSWSSGEPSSSHVHQGKTSPPNVHSPGEENVTDPPLPSTPHDMNENTMEEQCDPNGAGLEDGASFCLRGTQNGSGSHDGCDGTHPLCKDLDLPELNNADNESRGRLT from the exons ATGCCTCGTCTGGACGAGTTGGCCAACGTGGTCCTCAGGGTGCCGAGCATTCTGCTGCTGGACCTGCTGTACAAATGTGACATTGAAGGTTTGACAGAGCATCTCAGGGCCAAAAATGAAGACATGCTCTTCAAGTACAAATATGTCATCTGGAACATGTACTACCTGG GTCACATGATTAACGTGGTGGTGTTGGTTCTGCCTTTGAGACACATTGTGACACTCTACCTCCACATCCTCGCTGCCCTCCTCCTCTACATGGGGCATCAGATTTCCAA GGACTATGTTCGTGAAGAGCTCCACTATGGTTTTGAAGGAGCAGTGTACCTTGATTCTCTGGCCTTCAACAGATTTGTCTCTGCAATGACGA GTCAGATTATTCTCTGCACGCTGTGTGCCTTCCTGATGAAGACAAGGAAGGTGTGGCTGTTCTCAGCCCACATGCTCCCCCTGCTGGCCAGACTCTGCGCTGCTCCTCACGCCACGCTGCTAACTGTCAACACGTTCGCCATGGGACTAACCGGGTCTGGGATCGCCAtgttcctcctctctcatctgtTCGTGCCATACCGCCTCGCAAGGGCCGTCTATTCAGAGCTGCTTCAGGTGGAG GTGATTGAACTGTACAGACTCCTGGCCGTGGGAATCTCTCTGTGGAACCAGTTTGCCGTCCCAGTCCTCTTCAGCGTCTTCTGGTTTGTTCTGTTCATCGTTCAGCTCTGCTCCGACACCATTTCAGGCAACGCGGCCTCAGCAGCCAATCAGGGGGTCTTGTTCTTCCTGCTCACAAG tgtgtctGAATGTTGTGCCACGCCGTACTCTCTCGTGGGTCTGACCTTCGTGGTGTCATATCTGGCTCTCGGGCTGCTCAACCTATGCAAGTTGTACCTGGGAGGTTACACAGCAGTTCAGAATGAGAACGTCATGCACAG AGGTGTGACGGAGGGCGTCACTCTGCTCCTGCTCGCCCTGCAGACAGGTCTGTTAGACATGCAGGCCATGCAGCGCACCTTCCTCCTCAGCATCATCCTCTTCATCGTGGTGACTTCAACATTACAGTCAATGATCGAAATCACAGATCCAGTCATTCTGGCTCTGGCTGCATCCCGCAACAG aAGTCTGTGGAAACACTTCCGCGGCCTCAGCATGTGtctgctgcttctggttttCCCCGTGTTCATGGCGTATAAAATCTCCCAGTTCTTCCACATGGACTTCTGGCTCCTGATACTAGTGTCCAGCTGCATGCTGACTTCCCTTCAG GTTACAGGCACCCTGCTGATCTACTCCCTCTTCATGGTGGAGCTGTTTCGCAGCGACCCGATTGAGAGTCTGGACGAAGTGATCTACTGGGTGAACGCCGTGAGCCGGGTGCTGGAGTTTGTGGTGGCGCTCTGCGTGGTGGCTTACGGGACCTGGGAGTCGCTGTTCGGGGAATGGAGCTGGATGGGCGCCTCTGTCATCATCATCCACTCATACTTCAACGTTTGGCTCAGAGGTCAGTCCGGCTGGAGGAGCTTCCTGCTCAGACAGGAAGCGGCCAAGAAGATCAACTCCCTCCCCAGAGCGACggctcagcagctgcagcagcacaacgACGTCTGCTCCATCTGCTTCCAG GAAATGAGCTCCGGTGTGATCACATACTGTCGACATTTCTTTCATGGCAACTGCCTCCGCAAGTGGCTGTACGTGCAGGAGACCTGTCCCATGTGCCACCAGACGGTCAGGCCCACCCCGCCAGGTCAGAGCGAGGCTTCGGGTGACGCTCCAGCAGGGAGAGACGCGGGATCAGATCTGGCTGCACAACATGGGTTTCAAAACCCAGACACCAACGCACCGCAAGAGACTCACGGTGACGATGCAAATCCTGATTCCgttgagcagcaggaggagagggaaatgtCAGAGGGAGGAGCTTGTGACACAGAAAATACAGGTCAACCAGTTGAACAACAAAGAGAGGTCGCTCAGGGACTTCGGTTCAGCTCCAATGGAGACTTCGTTGGTTTTGTCAACCCACTGTCAAGCTGGTCTTCAGGGGAGCCTTCTAGTTCCCATGTGCACCAAGGTAAAACCTCCCCTCCCAACGTGCACAGCCCCGGTGAGGAGAACGTTACGGACCCACCACTGCCATCGACTCCTCATGACATGAATGAGAATACAATGGAGGAGCAATGTGACCCTAACGGAGCAGGACTAGAAGACGGTGCTAGTTTTTGTCTTAGAGGGACACAAAATGGCAGTGGTAGTCATGACGGCTGTGATGGGACACATCCATTGTGTAAAGACCTTGATTTACCAGAATTAAACAATGCTGATAACGAATCGAGAGGCCGTCTCACGTAA